The following coding sequences are from one Verrucomicrobiota bacterium window:
- a CDS encoding c-type cytochrome, which translates to MLTSLEIKGAAAAVMASALLLTGTFAAAGLYRAHRRADHEAREPVPSALATTKGRSFFFRSCAHCHGQDADGGEDAPSLRKLQISGSHMALVIRSGIKGEMPSFAKTYNDEDTGAIVAYLKTLN; encoded by the coding sequence GTGCTGACCTCACTCGAAATCAAAGGCGCGGCGGCTGCCGTCATGGCCTCGGCCCTCCTCCTGACCGGGACCTTTGCCGCCGCCGGCCTTTATCGGGCGCACCGCCGCGCGGATCACGAGGCCCGGGAGCCGGTTCCTTCCGCACTGGCTACCACCAAGGGACGCAGCTTCTTCTTTCGAAGCTGCGCGCACTGTCATGGTCAGGATGCCGATGGGGGTGAAGACGCTCCAAGCCTGCGCAAACTCCAGATCAGCGGCTCCCACATGGCTCTCGTCATCCGCAGCGGCATCAAAGGTGAGATGCCGTCATTCGCCAAGACATACAATGACGAGGACACCGGGGCGATCGTGGCCTATCTGAAAACGTTGAACTAA